Below is a window of Myxococcaceae bacterium JPH2 DNA.
CTCCACGAGGAAATCAACCGCCTCTTCGAGGGCTTCGTCTCCGCCTCCGTCGTCGCCATCGAAGCGCGCGACCCCACCACCGCCGGCCACTCGGGCCGCGTCGCCGACCTCACCGTCACGCTCGCCCAGGCGCTCGAGCACCATCCTTCCGGTGCCTACGCCCACCTGCGCTTCTCCGCCGTGGAGCTGCAGGAGCTGAGATACGCGTCGCTGCTCCACGACTTCGGCAAGGTGGGCGTGCGCGAGCCCGTGCTCGTCAAGGCCGAGAAGCTCTACCCGCACGAGATGGAGGGGCTCCGCTCGCGCTTCCAGCTCGCGCGCAAGGACTTGCAGCTGCAGAGCTGTCGCCGCCGCCTCGCGGCCGTGCGCGTGCGCGGAGATCGCGCCCTGCCCGACATCGACGCCGAGGAGGATGCGCGGCTCACCACCGAGATGAAGCAGCTCGATGAGGTGATGGAGTTCATCCTCACCTGCAACCGCCCCACCGTCCTGGCCCAGGGCGGCTTCGAGCGGCTCGCCGAGCTGGGCCGCCTGACGTACGCCGACGCGAACGAGCAGCCCCAGCCGCTCTTGCGCCCGCAGGAAATCCAGTCGCTCTCCATCCCCCGCGGTACCCTCTCCTCCGAGGAGCGCCGCGAAATCGAGAGCCACGTGGAGCACACCTACCGGTTCCTCTCGCAGATTCCCTGGACGCGCGCCCTGCGCCGCGTGCCGGAAATCGCCTACGCGCACCACGAGAAGCTCGACGGCAGCGGCTACCCGCGCGCCATCCCCGAGACGACCATCCCCGTTCAGTCCCGGATGATGTCCATCGCGGACATCTACGACGCGCTCACCGCCAGCGACCGGCCCTACAAGAAGGCCGTGCCGCACACGCTCGCGCTCGACATCCTCCAGAAGGAGGCCCGCTCCGGGCAGCTCGACCCGGAGCTGTTCACCGTCTTCGTCGAGGCGGAGATTCCGCGCAAGGCGCTCAAGCGCTGATGGCCCGGTCCCCTCCTCCAGGATGAGGAGAGGACCTGGGGCTTCATCTCAGCGGATGGTGTGCAGGCGCAGGCTGTTGATCTTCCCGGGCTGACCCACGGGCGCGCCGAAGACGATGACGATGCGGTCACCCTG
It encodes the following:
- a CDS encoding GAF domain-containing protein; translation: MSAERDLDLLLPLILYEATKVVEADRCSLFVLDRERNELWSKVAQGSKSEIRLPVGSGIAGQVAHTGAIINIPDAYADARFNRSFDVSSGYRTQTILCVPMRDANGDVTGVIQALNKLGGRVFDAEDEELLLALGAQAAGAIENALLHEEINRLFEGFVSASVVAIEARDPTTAGHSGRVADLTVTLAQALEHHPSGAYAHLRFSAVELQELRYASLLHDFGKVGVREPVLVKAEKLYPHEMEGLRSRFQLARKDLQLQSCRRRLAAVRVRGDRALPDIDAEEDARLTTEMKQLDEVMEFILTCNRPTVLAQGGFERLAELGRLTYADANEQPQPLLRPQEIQSLSIPRGTLSSEERREIESHVEHTYRFLSQIPWTRALRRVPEIAYAHHEKLDGSGYPRAIPETTIPVQSRMMSIADIYDALTASDRPYKKAVPHTLALDILQKEARSGQLDPELFTVFVEAEIPRKALKR